The Papilio machaon chromosome 25, ilPapMach1.1, whole genome shotgun sequence genome contains a region encoding:
- the LOC106710947 gene encoding protein lingerer isoform X4, producing the protein MSLGARATKGGARAGKDGKHAQDKGKPTDKPQPKEKVKLQATTEQIRMANMIDCKSEDTTDVRRMVTVLMEMTCRTEEEVCSALHDSDNDMLVACNLLLEESERIQGEWQTNEKKKKKPPAAAGNGEVEPPRDGRERDARSRSGPRPRRGEGMGEGGRGSGRGGGAGRGRGGARGGRGAGRGGRRGGTRTRPSRDTHWNDNNDAGGNIGDTFPATEDWDNEEWSGSLSDTKEDWECPPESNGPTDAHVTSYTYHNTAQAHHHQSMLEQQQQQQQQVLSAPKPEPAAAPAPSDPHLTHHHQQPMGMSGSLSAAQSQYLSQLTQQSQRHDNSVYTSNYGVYGSADITSQRKTQRARVPPPSKIPSSAVEMPGGGESSGAMFLDVQFGALEPDTLHDTAPAQPQHQVPAQHQVPSQHQVQQHQNQHQVQSQHQVPSQHQVQSPHQVQSQHTVSSQHQVQSPHQVQSQHQVQSQLQVQSTHQVQSTHQVQSQHQVQTQHQAQHAPQAHSQPPKQVPSVAESQPVVTSHENAVDVPSSNYHSTNTMLSDSLSAVDTTATSQPVTSEPAVTNATSLEKQLSASMKQMSVSGVSGAGAGAGAGGEVAASAAPAPALHAPQHYAHHRPKTVGQQNMYPHHAVSHHPPVYGANVYAPQVNSSNAASLTGASAMTAAAYPSSVTLTQYQPIMNSYQTSSSAGAYGGSALYTASPYTAYQPSPQPKPQPKEQPQYDSSVASSNSLTSTSTTQTSTAKVTTTTVSGGNAVSNASAAGLGAGAGAAVYAGGALYGAAGAPAAYTYDDQLMRGALPHHMGGYYETGYVAREGTFGLGGGERFGRTDAASPQQVPAALPPGYAYIYQAPPTTYQYGVYPTYGGNSSVGGVGGVGGVGGVGVSGGGKVSAYSQQQQPPYDAQDSYKPGGAYSGSSGKAGGGAADLGNVMYNKTHVALNKVNSYEKAAFHSGTPPPFGAGSHLYIPAPPHHHPHHHAPQQHQMDVRVNNRRQESGAGGGRSAASKPASSKPNYSQSYWAPN; encoded by the exons ATGAGTTTGGGAGCGCGCGCCACCAAGGGTGGTGCGAGGGCGGGCAAGGACGGCAAGCACGCACAGGACAAAGGCAAGCCCACAGACAAGCCCCAGCCCAAGGAGAAGGTCAAGTTACAG GCCACCACAGAACAAATTCGCATGGCAAATATGATCGATTGCAAAAGCGAAGATACAACTGATGTTCGCAGAATG GTGACCGTCCTGATGGAGATGACATGTCGCACAGAGGAGGAGGTGTGCTCCGCGCTGCACGACTCCGACAACGACATGCTTGTTGCCTGCAACTTGTTGCTGGAGGAGAGCGAGCGGATACAG GGCGAGTGGCAGACTAAcgagaagaaaaagaagaagccCCCCGCCGCAGCTGGGAACGGAGAAGTGGAGCCTCCTCGAGACGGGCGAGAGCGAGATGCGCGCAGCAGATCTGGACCCAGACCAC GTCGCGGCGAGGGTATGGGCGAGGGTGGTCGCGGGTCAGGTCGCGGCGGGGGTGCAGGTcgcgggcggggcggggcgcgAGGTGGTCGCGGTGCGGGACGCGGAGGTCGCAGAGGTGGTACCCGCACACGCCCCTCACGTGACACGCACTGGAATGACAACAACGATGCCG GTGGCAACATTGGTGATACATTCCCTGCCACAGAAGACTGGGACAATGAGGAGTGGTCTGGCTCACTCTCAGATACCAAG gAGGACTGGGAGTGTCCGCCTGAGAGTAACGGCCCCACGGATGCGCATGTCACCTCCTATACGTACCACAACACTGCGCAGGCGCACCACCATCAGTCCATGCTAGAG CAAcaacagcagcagcagcagcaggtGCTGAGTGCGCCCAAACCGGAGCCAGCAGCGGCTCCTGCACCCTCAGACCCACATCTCACACATCATCATCAG CAGCCGATGGGTATGTCGGGTAGTCTGAGCGCGGCGCAGTCTCAGTACCTCTCCCAGCTCACGCAGCAGTCGCAGCGACATGATAACA GTGTATACACCAGTAACTACGGTGTGTACGGTTCTGCAGATATAACCAGCCAGCGTAAGACCCAACGTGCCAGGGTACCGCCGCCATCGAAG ATACCTTCATCTGCGGTGGAAATGCCAGGCGGTGGTGAATCGAGCGGCGCAATGTTCCTCGACGTTCAATTCGGAGCCCTGGAGCCGGATACACTGCACGATACTGCGCCAGCGCAGCCCCAGCACCAAGTGCCCGCGCAGCATCAGGTGCCGTCCCAGCACCAAGTCCAGCAGCATCAGAACCAGCACCAAGTGCAGTCACAGCACCAG gtgCCGTCTCAGCATCAAGTTCAGTCGCCGCATCAAGTGCAATCCCAGCATACGGTGTCATCGCAGCACCAAGTGCAGTCGCCGCACCAGGTTCAGTCGCAGCACCAGGTTCAGTCGCAGCTTCAGGTGCAGTCAACGCACCAGGTGCAATCAACTCACCAGGTGCAGTCACAGCACCAAGTACAGACTCAGCACCAGGCGCAACATGCTCCTCAGGCTCATTCCCAGCCACCTAAGCAG GTACCGTCAGTGGCGGAGTCTCAGCCGGTAGTGACGAGCCATGAGAACGCAGTTGATGTTCCCAGCAGTAACTACCACAGCACTAACACAATG CTAAGTGACAGCTTATCGGCGGTAGACACGACGGCGACAAGTCAACCTGTCACGTCAGAGCCCGCAGTAACAAACGCCACAT CACTAGAGAAGCAGCTGTCAGCGTCAATGAAGCAGATGTCAGTGTCGGGAGTGTCAggtgcgggtgcgggtgcgggtgcgggCGGGGAGGTGGCCGCCAGCGCTGCGCCTGCGCCTGCGCTGCATGCCCCCCAGCACTACGCACACCACAGACCAaag ACAGTTGGCCAACAGAATATGTACCCACACCACGCGGTGTCGCACCATCCACCAGTGTACGGAGCCAATGTGTACGCGCCACAG GTGAACTCATCGAATGCTGCGTCACTAACTGGCGCCTCTGCAATGACTGCTGCTGCCTACCCCTCCAGTGTCACGCTGACGCAGTACCAGCCCATCATGAACTCTTATCAG ACGTCATCATCAGCGGGTGCGTACGGAGGTAGCGCGTTGTATACAGCATCGCCTTACACCGCGTACCAACCATCGCCTCAGCCAAAACCACAGCCTAAAGAGCAACCACAG TATGACAGTTCAGTAGCGTCGAGTAACAGTTTAACGAGTACATCAACTACGCAGACGTCGACTGCTAAAGTTACCACCACAACAG TGAGCGGAGGTAACGCGGTGAGCAACGCGAGTGCGGCAGGTTTGGGAGCGGGCGCAGGCGCGGCGGTGTACGCGGGCGGAGCCCTGTACGGCGCGGCTGGAGCACCCGCGGCATACACATACGATGACCAGCTGATGCGTGGTGCACTGCCTCATCATATG GGTGGATATTACGAGACTGGATACGTTGCACGAGAAGGTACCTTCGGTCTTGGTGGTGGTGAGAGGTTCGGAAGAACAGACGCCGCGTCACCGCAACAG GTGCCGGCTGCATTACCACCTGGCTACGCCTACATCTACCAAGCACCTCCCACTACATACCAATATGGAGTCTACCCCACG TACGGGGGCAACTCCAGCGTGGGCGGTGTTGGGGGAGTGGGGGGCGTGGGGGGAGTGGGCGTGTCCGGCGGCGGCAAGGTGTCCGCCTACTCGCAGCAGCAGCAGCCCCCGTATGACGCACAGGACTCATACAAACCAG GTGGAGCATACTCTGGCAGCTCGGGTAAGGCTGGGGGAGGTGCCGCGGACCTCGGCAATGTGATGTACAACAAGACGCATGTCGCTCTCAACAAGGTCAAT AGCTACGAGAAGGCGGCGTTCCACAGCGGCACGCCCCCGCCTTTCGGTGCCGGCAGCCATCTCTACATCCCCGCACCGCCGCACCACCACCCGCACCACCACGCGCCGCAGCAGCACCAG ATGGATGTTCGGGTGAACAATAGGCGG CAGGAGAGCGGCGCCGGGGGCGGACGTAGTGCGGCCTCAAAGCCGGCCTCCAGCAAGCCCAACTACTCGCAGTCCTACTGGGCGCCCAATTAG
- the LOC106710947 gene encoding protein lingerer isoform X2, which produces MSLGARATKGGARAGKDGKHAQDKGKPTDKPQPKEKVKLQATTEQIRMANMIDCKSEDTTDVRRMVTVLMEMTCRTEEEVCSALHDSDNDMLVACNLLLEESERIQGEWQTNEKKKKKPPAAAGNGEVEPPRDGRERDARSRSGPRPRRGEGMGEGGRGSGRGGGAGRGRGGARGGRGAGRGGRRGGTRTRPSRDTHWNDNNDAGGNIGDTFPATEDWDNEEWSGSLSDTKVFTPSVNVQNLVPELDTASQNATEDWECPPESNGPTDAHVTSYTYHNTAQAHHHQSMLEQQQQQQQQVLSAPKPEPAAAPAPSDPHLTHHHQPMGMSGSLSAAQSQYLSQLTQQSQRHDNSVYTSNYGVYGSADITSQRKTQRARVPPPSKIPSSAVEMPGGGESSGAMFLDVQFGALEPDTLHDTAPAQPQHQVPAQHQVPSQHQVQQHQNQHQVQSQHQVPSQHQVQSPHQVQSQHTVSSQHQVQSPHQVQSQHQVQSQLQVQSTHQVQSTHQVQSQHQVQTQHQAQHAPQAHSQPPKQVPSVAESQPVVTSHENAVDVPSSNYHSTNTMLSDSLSAVDTTATSQPVTSEPAVTNATSLEKQLSASMKQMSVSGVSGAGAGAGAGGEVAASAAPAPALHAPQHYAHHRPKTVGQQNMYPHHAVSHHPPVYGANVYAPQVNSSNAASLTGASAMTAAAYPSSVTLTQYQPIMNSYQTSSSAGAYGGSALYTASPYTAYQPSPQPKPQPKEQPQYDSSVASSNSLTSTSTTQTSTAKVTTTTVSGGNAVSNASAAGLGAGAGAAVYAGGALYGAAGAPAAYTYDDQLMRGALPHHMGGYYETGYVAREGTFGLGGGERFGRTDAASPQQVPAALPPGYAYIYQAPPTTYQYGVYPTYGGNSSVGGVGGVGGVGGVGVSGGGKVSAYSQQQQPPYDAQDSYKPGGAYSGSSGKAGGGAADLGNVMYNKTHVALNKVNSYEKAAFHSGTPPPFGAGSHLYIPAPPHHHPHHHAPQQHQMDVRVNNRRQESGAGGGRSAASKPASSKPNYSQSYWAPN; this is translated from the exons ATGAGTTTGGGAGCGCGCGCCACCAAGGGTGGTGCGAGGGCGGGCAAGGACGGCAAGCACGCACAGGACAAAGGCAAGCCCACAGACAAGCCCCAGCCCAAGGAGAAGGTCAAGTTACAG GCCACCACAGAACAAATTCGCATGGCAAATATGATCGATTGCAAAAGCGAAGATACAACTGATGTTCGCAGAATG GTGACCGTCCTGATGGAGATGACATGTCGCACAGAGGAGGAGGTGTGCTCCGCGCTGCACGACTCCGACAACGACATGCTTGTTGCCTGCAACTTGTTGCTGGAGGAGAGCGAGCGGATACAG GGCGAGTGGCAGACTAAcgagaagaaaaagaagaagccCCCCGCCGCAGCTGGGAACGGAGAAGTGGAGCCTCCTCGAGACGGGCGAGAGCGAGATGCGCGCAGCAGATCTGGACCCAGACCAC GTCGCGGCGAGGGTATGGGCGAGGGTGGTCGCGGGTCAGGTCGCGGCGGGGGTGCAGGTcgcgggcggggcggggcgcgAGGTGGTCGCGGTGCGGGACGCGGAGGTCGCAGAGGTGGTACCCGCACACGCCCCTCACGTGACACGCACTGGAATGACAACAACGATGCCG GTGGCAACATTGGTGATACATTCCCTGCCACAGAAGACTGGGACAATGAGGAGTGGTCTGGCTCACTCTCAGATACCAAG GTGTTCACTCCGAGTGTGAACGTACAGAACTTGGTCCCTGAGCTCGACACCGCCTCGCAGAATGCCACG gAGGACTGGGAGTGTCCGCCTGAGAGTAACGGCCCCACGGATGCGCATGTCACCTCCTATACGTACCACAACACTGCGCAGGCGCACCACCATCAGTCCATGCTAGAG CAAcaacagcagcagcagcagcaggtGCTGAGTGCGCCCAAACCGGAGCCAGCAGCGGCTCCTGCACCCTCAGACCCACATCTCACACATCATCATCAG CCGATGGGTATGTCGGGTAGTCTGAGCGCGGCGCAGTCTCAGTACCTCTCCCAGCTCACGCAGCAGTCGCAGCGACATGATAACA GTGTATACACCAGTAACTACGGTGTGTACGGTTCTGCAGATATAACCAGCCAGCGTAAGACCCAACGTGCCAGGGTACCGCCGCCATCGAAG ATACCTTCATCTGCGGTGGAAATGCCAGGCGGTGGTGAATCGAGCGGCGCAATGTTCCTCGACGTTCAATTCGGAGCCCTGGAGCCGGATACACTGCACGATACTGCGCCAGCGCAGCCCCAGCACCAAGTGCCCGCGCAGCATCAGGTGCCGTCCCAGCACCAAGTCCAGCAGCATCAGAACCAGCACCAAGTGCAGTCACAGCACCAG gtgCCGTCTCAGCATCAAGTTCAGTCGCCGCATCAAGTGCAATCCCAGCATACGGTGTCATCGCAGCACCAAGTGCAGTCGCCGCACCAGGTTCAGTCGCAGCACCAGGTTCAGTCGCAGCTTCAGGTGCAGTCAACGCACCAGGTGCAATCAACTCACCAGGTGCAGTCACAGCACCAAGTACAGACTCAGCACCAGGCGCAACATGCTCCTCAGGCTCATTCCCAGCCACCTAAGCAG GTACCGTCAGTGGCGGAGTCTCAGCCGGTAGTGACGAGCCATGAGAACGCAGTTGATGTTCCCAGCAGTAACTACCACAGCACTAACACAATG CTAAGTGACAGCTTATCGGCGGTAGACACGACGGCGACAAGTCAACCTGTCACGTCAGAGCCCGCAGTAACAAACGCCACAT CACTAGAGAAGCAGCTGTCAGCGTCAATGAAGCAGATGTCAGTGTCGGGAGTGTCAggtgcgggtgcgggtgcgggtgcgggCGGGGAGGTGGCCGCCAGCGCTGCGCCTGCGCCTGCGCTGCATGCCCCCCAGCACTACGCACACCACAGACCAaag ACAGTTGGCCAACAGAATATGTACCCACACCACGCGGTGTCGCACCATCCACCAGTGTACGGAGCCAATGTGTACGCGCCACAG GTGAACTCATCGAATGCTGCGTCACTAACTGGCGCCTCTGCAATGACTGCTGCTGCCTACCCCTCCAGTGTCACGCTGACGCAGTACCAGCCCATCATGAACTCTTATCAG ACGTCATCATCAGCGGGTGCGTACGGAGGTAGCGCGTTGTATACAGCATCGCCTTACACCGCGTACCAACCATCGCCTCAGCCAAAACCACAGCCTAAAGAGCAACCACAG TATGACAGTTCAGTAGCGTCGAGTAACAGTTTAACGAGTACATCAACTACGCAGACGTCGACTGCTAAAGTTACCACCACAACAG TGAGCGGAGGTAACGCGGTGAGCAACGCGAGTGCGGCAGGTTTGGGAGCGGGCGCAGGCGCGGCGGTGTACGCGGGCGGAGCCCTGTACGGCGCGGCTGGAGCACCCGCGGCATACACATACGATGACCAGCTGATGCGTGGTGCACTGCCTCATCATATG GGTGGATATTACGAGACTGGATACGTTGCACGAGAAGGTACCTTCGGTCTTGGTGGTGGTGAGAGGTTCGGAAGAACAGACGCCGCGTCACCGCAACAG GTGCCGGCTGCATTACCACCTGGCTACGCCTACATCTACCAAGCACCTCCCACTACATACCAATATGGAGTCTACCCCACG TACGGGGGCAACTCCAGCGTGGGCGGTGTTGGGGGAGTGGGGGGCGTGGGGGGAGTGGGCGTGTCCGGCGGCGGCAAGGTGTCCGCCTACTCGCAGCAGCAGCAGCCCCCGTATGACGCACAGGACTCATACAAACCAG GTGGAGCATACTCTGGCAGCTCGGGTAAGGCTGGGGGAGGTGCCGCGGACCTCGGCAATGTGATGTACAACAAGACGCATGTCGCTCTCAACAAGGTCAAT AGCTACGAGAAGGCGGCGTTCCACAGCGGCACGCCCCCGCCTTTCGGTGCCGGCAGCCATCTCTACATCCCCGCACCGCCGCACCACCACCCGCACCACCACGCGCCGCAGCAGCACCAG ATGGATGTTCGGGTGAACAATAGGCGG CAGGAGAGCGGCGCCGGGGGCGGACGTAGTGCGGCCTCAAAGCCGGCCTCCAGCAAGCCCAACTACTCGCAGTCCTACTGGGCGCCCAATTAG
- the LOC106710947 gene encoding protein lingerer isoform X1, with amino-acid sequence MSLGARATKGGARAGKDGKHAQDKGKPTDKPQPKEKVKLQATTEQIRMANMIDCKSEDTTDVRRMVTVLMEMTCRTEEEVCSALHDSDNDMLVACNLLLEESERIQGEWQTNEKKKKKPPAAAGNGEVEPPRDGRERDARSRSGPRPRRGEGMGEGGRGSGRGGGAGRGRGGARGGRGAGRGGRRGGTRTRPSRDTHWNDNNDAGGNIGDTFPATEDWDNEEWSGSLSDTKVFTPSVNVQNLVPELDTASQNATEDWECPPESNGPTDAHVTSYTYHNTAQAHHHQSMLEQQQQQQQQVLSAPKPEPAAAPAPSDPHLTHHHQQPMGMSGSLSAAQSQYLSQLTQQSQRHDNSVYTSNYGVYGSADITSQRKTQRARVPPPSKIPSSAVEMPGGGESSGAMFLDVQFGALEPDTLHDTAPAQPQHQVPAQHQVPSQHQVQQHQNQHQVQSQHQVPSQHQVQSPHQVQSQHTVSSQHQVQSPHQVQSQHQVQSQLQVQSTHQVQSTHQVQSQHQVQTQHQAQHAPQAHSQPPKQVPSVAESQPVVTSHENAVDVPSSNYHSTNTMLSDSLSAVDTTATSQPVTSEPAVTNATSLEKQLSASMKQMSVSGVSGAGAGAGAGGEVAASAAPAPALHAPQHYAHHRPKTVGQQNMYPHHAVSHHPPVYGANVYAPQVNSSNAASLTGASAMTAAAYPSSVTLTQYQPIMNSYQTSSSAGAYGGSALYTASPYTAYQPSPQPKPQPKEQPQYDSSVASSNSLTSTSTTQTSTAKVTTTTVSGGNAVSNASAAGLGAGAGAAVYAGGALYGAAGAPAAYTYDDQLMRGALPHHMGGYYETGYVAREGTFGLGGGERFGRTDAASPQQVPAALPPGYAYIYQAPPTTYQYGVYPTYGGNSSVGGVGGVGGVGGVGVSGGGKVSAYSQQQQPPYDAQDSYKPGGAYSGSSGKAGGGAADLGNVMYNKTHVALNKVNSYEKAAFHSGTPPPFGAGSHLYIPAPPHHHPHHHAPQQHQMDVRVNNRRQESGAGGGRSAASKPASSKPNYSQSYWAPN; translated from the exons ATGAGTTTGGGAGCGCGCGCCACCAAGGGTGGTGCGAGGGCGGGCAAGGACGGCAAGCACGCACAGGACAAAGGCAAGCCCACAGACAAGCCCCAGCCCAAGGAGAAGGTCAAGTTACAG GCCACCACAGAACAAATTCGCATGGCAAATATGATCGATTGCAAAAGCGAAGATACAACTGATGTTCGCAGAATG GTGACCGTCCTGATGGAGATGACATGTCGCACAGAGGAGGAGGTGTGCTCCGCGCTGCACGACTCCGACAACGACATGCTTGTTGCCTGCAACTTGTTGCTGGAGGAGAGCGAGCGGATACAG GGCGAGTGGCAGACTAAcgagaagaaaaagaagaagccCCCCGCCGCAGCTGGGAACGGAGAAGTGGAGCCTCCTCGAGACGGGCGAGAGCGAGATGCGCGCAGCAGATCTGGACCCAGACCAC GTCGCGGCGAGGGTATGGGCGAGGGTGGTCGCGGGTCAGGTCGCGGCGGGGGTGCAGGTcgcgggcggggcggggcgcgAGGTGGTCGCGGTGCGGGACGCGGAGGTCGCAGAGGTGGTACCCGCACACGCCCCTCACGTGACACGCACTGGAATGACAACAACGATGCCG GTGGCAACATTGGTGATACATTCCCTGCCACAGAAGACTGGGACAATGAGGAGTGGTCTGGCTCACTCTCAGATACCAAG GTGTTCACTCCGAGTGTGAACGTACAGAACTTGGTCCCTGAGCTCGACACCGCCTCGCAGAATGCCACG gAGGACTGGGAGTGTCCGCCTGAGAGTAACGGCCCCACGGATGCGCATGTCACCTCCTATACGTACCACAACACTGCGCAGGCGCACCACCATCAGTCCATGCTAGAG CAAcaacagcagcagcagcagcaggtGCTGAGTGCGCCCAAACCGGAGCCAGCAGCGGCTCCTGCACCCTCAGACCCACATCTCACACATCATCATCAG CAGCCGATGGGTATGTCGGGTAGTCTGAGCGCGGCGCAGTCTCAGTACCTCTCCCAGCTCACGCAGCAGTCGCAGCGACATGATAACA GTGTATACACCAGTAACTACGGTGTGTACGGTTCTGCAGATATAACCAGCCAGCGTAAGACCCAACGTGCCAGGGTACCGCCGCCATCGAAG ATACCTTCATCTGCGGTGGAAATGCCAGGCGGTGGTGAATCGAGCGGCGCAATGTTCCTCGACGTTCAATTCGGAGCCCTGGAGCCGGATACACTGCACGATACTGCGCCAGCGCAGCCCCAGCACCAAGTGCCCGCGCAGCATCAGGTGCCGTCCCAGCACCAAGTCCAGCAGCATCAGAACCAGCACCAAGTGCAGTCACAGCACCAG gtgCCGTCTCAGCATCAAGTTCAGTCGCCGCATCAAGTGCAATCCCAGCATACGGTGTCATCGCAGCACCAAGTGCAGTCGCCGCACCAGGTTCAGTCGCAGCACCAGGTTCAGTCGCAGCTTCAGGTGCAGTCAACGCACCAGGTGCAATCAACTCACCAGGTGCAGTCACAGCACCAAGTACAGACTCAGCACCAGGCGCAACATGCTCCTCAGGCTCATTCCCAGCCACCTAAGCAG GTACCGTCAGTGGCGGAGTCTCAGCCGGTAGTGACGAGCCATGAGAACGCAGTTGATGTTCCCAGCAGTAACTACCACAGCACTAACACAATG CTAAGTGACAGCTTATCGGCGGTAGACACGACGGCGACAAGTCAACCTGTCACGTCAGAGCCCGCAGTAACAAACGCCACAT CACTAGAGAAGCAGCTGTCAGCGTCAATGAAGCAGATGTCAGTGTCGGGAGTGTCAggtgcgggtgcgggtgcgggtgcgggCGGGGAGGTGGCCGCCAGCGCTGCGCCTGCGCCTGCGCTGCATGCCCCCCAGCACTACGCACACCACAGACCAaag ACAGTTGGCCAACAGAATATGTACCCACACCACGCGGTGTCGCACCATCCACCAGTGTACGGAGCCAATGTGTACGCGCCACAG GTGAACTCATCGAATGCTGCGTCACTAACTGGCGCCTCTGCAATGACTGCTGCTGCCTACCCCTCCAGTGTCACGCTGACGCAGTACCAGCCCATCATGAACTCTTATCAG ACGTCATCATCAGCGGGTGCGTACGGAGGTAGCGCGTTGTATACAGCATCGCCTTACACCGCGTACCAACCATCGCCTCAGCCAAAACCACAGCCTAAAGAGCAACCACAG TATGACAGTTCAGTAGCGTCGAGTAACAGTTTAACGAGTACATCAACTACGCAGACGTCGACTGCTAAAGTTACCACCACAACAG TGAGCGGAGGTAACGCGGTGAGCAACGCGAGTGCGGCAGGTTTGGGAGCGGGCGCAGGCGCGGCGGTGTACGCGGGCGGAGCCCTGTACGGCGCGGCTGGAGCACCCGCGGCATACACATACGATGACCAGCTGATGCGTGGTGCACTGCCTCATCATATG GGTGGATATTACGAGACTGGATACGTTGCACGAGAAGGTACCTTCGGTCTTGGTGGTGGTGAGAGGTTCGGAAGAACAGACGCCGCGTCACCGCAACAG GTGCCGGCTGCATTACCACCTGGCTACGCCTACATCTACCAAGCACCTCCCACTACATACCAATATGGAGTCTACCCCACG TACGGGGGCAACTCCAGCGTGGGCGGTGTTGGGGGAGTGGGGGGCGTGGGGGGAGTGGGCGTGTCCGGCGGCGGCAAGGTGTCCGCCTACTCGCAGCAGCAGCAGCCCCCGTATGACGCACAGGACTCATACAAACCAG GTGGAGCATACTCTGGCAGCTCGGGTAAGGCTGGGGGAGGTGCCGCGGACCTCGGCAATGTGATGTACAACAAGACGCATGTCGCTCTCAACAAGGTCAAT AGCTACGAGAAGGCGGCGTTCCACAGCGGCACGCCCCCGCCTTTCGGTGCCGGCAGCCATCTCTACATCCCCGCACCGCCGCACCACCACCCGCACCACCACGCGCCGCAGCAGCACCAG ATGGATGTTCGGGTGAACAATAGGCGG CAGGAGAGCGGCGCCGGGGGCGGACGTAGTGCGGCCTCAAAGCCGGCCTCCAGCAAGCCCAACTACTCGCAGTCCTACTGGGCGCCCAATTAG